ACACTGACCAACGCGTGGCTGTACGGGCTGCTCGCACTGAGCCTCACGCTGGTGGCCGGCACGGTCGGGCAGATCTCGCTCGGCCATGCGGCGCTGCTCGTGATCGGCGCGTATGCATCGGCGCTGCTGTCGTCGGATCTCGGCTGGTCGCCGGCCGTGACGATCCCGTGTGCGGGCGCGATCACCGCGGCGCTCGGCACGCTGCTCGTCTATCCGGCATTCCGCTTGCGCGGCCACTACGTGTCGATCGCGACGCTCGGCATCGGCGAAGTGGTGAGCCTCGTGATCCTGAACTGGGACGGCCTCACGCGCGGCCCGCTCGGCATCACCGGCATCGCGCCGCTGCCGTGGGCGAGCACCGCGCGCGCCGCGTACTGGTTCGCACTCGCGGTGCTCGTCGTGCTGGCGCTGCTGCAGGTGCGGCTGCTGCGCTCGCATCTCGGCCGTACGCTGCGCGCGGTGCGCGAGGACGACGTCGCCGCACGCGCGCACGGCATCGCGCCGAATCGCTACAAGGCGATCGCATTCGCGGTCGGCGGCGTGGCGGCCGGCGTGAGCGGCGGAATCGCCGCGCATCTGTACAGCTACATCAATCACCAGACCTTCGATTCGCAGGTCTCGATCCTTGCGTTGACGATGGTGATCCTCGGCGGGCTCGGCAACGTGCTTGGCGGTATCGTCGGCGCGGTTGCGCTGATCGGGCTGCCCGAGCTGTTCCGCTGGGCGGCCGACTATCGGATGCTGATCTACGGCGTCGTGCTGGTGCTGCTCGTCCGGTTCCGGCCGCAGGGCCTGCTCGGCACCGTGTAAGGAGAAATGCGATGACCACTCGTCGACCGTTGCTCGACGTGCGCGGATTGACACGCCGCTTCGACGGCGTGACCGCGCTCGACGCCGCGAGCCTGACGCTCGCCGACGGCGAATTGCTGAGCGTGATCGGCCCGAACGGCGCGGGCAAGTCGACGCTGTTCAACCTGATCGCGGGCGCGGACCGTCCCGACGCCGGCCGCGTGACGTTCGACGGGAGCGACATCACCGGCGTCGCACCGGAGCGGCTCGCGGCGCTCGGCATCGCGCGCACGTTTCAGCACGGCCGCGTGTTCGGCAACCTGAGCGTGCTCGACAACGTATTGATCGGCGCCCATGCGCGGCTGCGGGCGGCGCGACGCGGCTGGCCGGTGCTCGGCGCGGCGGCCGAGGTATGGCGCGCGCTGGTGCGGCCCGCGTCGGTGCGGCGCGAGGAAGCCGCGTTGCGCGCCGAAGCGCGCGACATCGTCGCGCGATTCGGCGAGCGGCTCGCGCCGCGCATCGATCACCCGGCGCATAGCCTGTCGTATGCGAACCGCCGACGCGTCGAGATCGGCCGCGCGCTCGCGCTGCACCCGCGCCTGCTGCTGCTCGACGAGCCGACCGCCGGGATGAACGAGACCGAGACCGCCGAGATGCTGCAACTGATCCAGTCGCTGAAGGCGGGCGGCCTGACGATCCTGCTGATCGAACACAAGCTCGAGCTCGTGATGCGCGTATCCGATCGCGTGATGGTGCTCGACAACGGCGTGAAGATCGCCGAAGGCGCGCCGCGCGACGTGCGGCACGATCCGCGCGTGATCGAGGCCTATCTCGGGCGCCGCCATGCGGACGCCGCGCGCGCGGCGGCATGAGCCCACCATTTTCTGGAGCTGACCTCGCGATGACCGACACGCTGCTGAAACTGGAGCACCTCGACACGTTCTACGGACCGGTGCAGGTGCATTTCGACGTGAGCTTCGAGGTCGGCCGCGGGCAGATCGTCAGCCTGCTCGGCGGCAACGCGAGCGGCAAGTCGACGACGATGAAGCTGATTCTCGGGCTGATGCGGCCGGGGCGCGGCGTCGTGCGCTTCGACGGCGACGACGTGACGTCGCTCGCGACGCCGCAGCGCGTCCGGCGCGGGATCGCGGCGGTGCCCGAGGCGCGGCGGCTGTTCGGCGACATGAGCGTGCGCGAGAACCTGTTGATGGGCGCGTACACGCGTGGCGACCGCGCGGCGGTCGCCGACGATTACGCGCGCGTGCTCGACCTGTTTCCGCGCGTGAAGGAGCGGCTCGCGCAGCGTGCGGGCACGCTGTCGGGCGGCGAGCAGCAGATGCTCGCGATGGCGCGTGCGCTGATGGCGCGGCCGAAACTGATCTGCATGGACGAGCCGACGATGGGCTTGTCGCCGCTCTACGTCGACAAGGTGCTCGAACTCATCGATGCGATCAACCGGCAGGGCGTGACGGTGTTCATGGTCGAGCAGAACGCGAGCCTCGCGCTGGAGATCGCGCACTACGGATACGTGTTGCAGACGGGGCGCGTCGCGCTCGAAGGGCCGGCGAGGGCGCTGCTCGACGACGAACGCGTGCGCGATGCGTATCTCGGCGGGGATGCCGTGACGGCCTGACGGCGGCAGTATGCTGCGTGCTCACGCTCCCCGCCCACTCCCCACCGCCCGTGGAAACGTCAACACCACCGCGAACCCGCCCTCTGGCGGAAACGCGAAGCCGACGCTTCCGCCATGCGCTTTCATCACTTCCTGCACGATTGCGAGCCCGAGCCCCGACCCGGTGCGGCGCTCGCTGCCGTCCGGCGCGATTCGCACGAACGGCTGCAATGCCGCGTCCCACTGCTCGCGGGGAATGCCGCGGCCGTTGTCGGCGACGGTCAGCGTCACCGCGTCGCCGGCAGTTGCGACCGACACCGCGATGTC
The sequence above is drawn from the Burkholderia ubonensis genome and encodes:
- a CDS encoding ABC transporter ATP-binding protein, whose product is MTTRRPLLDVRGLTRRFDGVTALDAASLTLADGELLSVIGPNGAGKSTLFNLIAGADRPDAGRVTFDGSDITGVAPERLAALGIARTFQHGRVFGNLSVLDNVLIGAHARLRAARRGWPVLGAAAEVWRALVRPASVRREEAALRAEARDIVARFGERLAPRIDHPAHSLSYANRRRVEIGRALALHPRLLLLDEPTAGMNETETAEMLQLIQSLKAGGLTILLIEHKLELVMRVSDRVMVLDNGVKIAEGAPRDVRHDPRVIEAYLGRRHADAARAAA
- a CDS encoding ABC transporter ATP-binding protein; its protein translation is MTDTLLKLEHLDTFYGPVQVHFDVSFEVGRGQIVSLLGGNASGKSTTMKLILGLMRPGRGVVRFDGDDVTSLATPQRVRRGIAAVPEARRLFGDMSVRENLLMGAYTRGDRAAVADDYARVLDLFPRVKERLAQRAGTLSGGEQQMLAMARALMARPKLICMDEPTMGLSPLYVDKVLELIDAINRQGVTVFMVEQNASLALEIAHYGYVLQTGRVALEGPARALLDDERVRDAYLGGDAVTA